One Clavibacter zhangzhiyongii genomic region harbors:
- a CDS encoding beta strand repeat-containing protein — translation MPRRRGSLATATAFGLAAAIVAFGGTAPANAAPGDTAEAEGRLLTLSGTPDLSDLVALSGAYTGFAPGEPDPQLDRSAIDASVLGGVLDAQIAAGVQLGDILTLDRAVAAGAVDQFASAGSAGATGSAGLLDGDGGIVVNDGTGDEVTLDLTPLLATAGASGEISDLSLQLGVLSATATDPGTGPVVSDYRIASADADISSPLVGDVATGVEAAVAALASDIDAQIALGADVDGLLTGVIDGLLAGVISVGTPTGDIRLTVNTTQAVNAVLTQPLTSGGVTIDLAAGTVTVDIDELVALNDLPANTQILDADVIAGLVQEILTDALPAVVLEAVLDSTRVLVTVDAGVSLLPIVGSGVPLGAVSVDIDTTLANLLNPTGPGNSAPQLVIGTTVAGLDVDDLAQPLVDGLLPSLRTSIGDVLTLSDVTALTTPLIGSLDPVFDVLGDVVQLTANVQDGSGFVDPAGAAPGTDTFTVTALRVALLPGTGPTLDLASATVRAVAIPTATPVLITSPTPGQVIDLAAGQSTVVVPIVGTADPDGSVTLTLDGQTVGPVEIGPDGRFTLTPGALPAGTYTATVTQTVPGELAGAPATVTFTIAPAATDITITTPTPGQIFLTTPADPTVDVPVEGAADTEATVTVTIDGQDPRTDVVGADGRYAVSFADLPVGTYTATATQSIDGIVRGTETVTFTVGAPAEAITIDSPTDGQEIPSSGTGPNPTADVPVTGTADPRASVTVTVPGRASQTDATVTDGRFDVLFPNLPVGLYTATATQTIGGVVVGTDQVAFEVGAPAEDVVIDTPDDGQTFTIPAGGTTTDVIVNGSADPRATVVISLPGRDDVTQVVGEDGRFETTFTGLPATSYEVTVTQSIDGAPAGSDTAAFTVEIAGIEQVVIETPEDGDFIPLPAGDTTIVVPFTGTADPAATVTLTVGGTTTGPVEVDDDGGFTLTPPALPAGAYTGTVTQTIGGQPVGSETVTFTIGVPVTITEPTVGQVYTLPTGETGVDVVVSGRADPIGTVTVTITGRTPVEVEVGDDGTYSTTFTGVPEGSFTATVTQEIGGAAAGSAGPVQFTVTAGTADAGADGTAGTDAAGTDAAGTDAAGTDAAGTDAAGTDAAGTDAAGTDAAGTDAAGTDAAGTDAAGTDAAGTDAAGTDAAGTDAAGTDAAGTDAAGTDAAGTDAAGTDAAGTDAAGTDAAGTDAAGTDAAGTDAAGTDAAGTDAAGTDAAGTDAAGTDAAGTDAAGTDAAGTDAAGTDAAGTDAAGTDAAGTDAAGTDAAGTDAAGTDAAGTDAAGTDAAGTDAAGTDAAGTDAAGTDAAGTDAAGTDAAGTDAAGTDAAGTDAAGTDAAGTDAAGTDAAGTDAAGTDAAGTDAAGTDAAGTDAAGTDAAGTDAAGTDAAGTDAAGTDAAGTDAAGTDAAGTDAAGTDAAGTDAAGTDAAGTDAAGTDAAGTDAAGTDAAGNDAAGTDAAGTDAAGTDAAGTDAAGTDAAGTDAAGTDAAGTDAAGTDAAGTDAAGTDAAGTDAAGTDAAGVDATDAAGADASDATDGSTDGADTPTRAVVRFTEIVRGNGSMQMVDAVGFIPGETINATVFSTPKPLAPMVADAEGRATFVFEIGPDFELGDHTVDVIGVDSGMADEMITRFRVVGSTVPAGQPGTPISGGYGGGILPITGGDGDGMLLLGGIALLMMLTGAGALHRGRSRRV, via the coding sequence ATGCCCAGGCGCAGAGGCAGCCTGGCGACCGCGACGGCCTTCGGGCTCGCCGCGGCGATCGTCGCGTTCGGGGGCACCGCGCCCGCGAACGCCGCACCGGGGGACACGGCGGAGGCCGAGGGCCGACTGCTCACGCTGTCCGGCACCCCCGACCTGTCGGACCTGGTGGCGCTGTCCGGCGCCTACACCGGGTTCGCGCCGGGCGAGCCCGACCCGCAGCTGGACCGCAGCGCCATCGACGCCAGCGTGCTCGGCGGCGTGCTGGACGCGCAGATCGCGGCCGGCGTCCAGCTGGGCGACATCCTCACCCTCGACCGGGCGGTCGCGGCCGGCGCGGTCGACCAGTTCGCCTCGGCGGGCAGCGCGGGCGCCACCGGATCCGCGGGCCTGCTCGACGGCGACGGCGGAATCGTGGTGAACGACGGCACGGGCGACGAGGTCACGCTCGACCTGACGCCGCTCCTGGCGACCGCGGGCGCGAGCGGGGAGATCTCCGACCTCTCGCTCCAGCTCGGGGTCCTCTCGGCGACCGCCACCGACCCCGGCACCGGTCCTGTCGTCTCCGACTACCGGATCGCATCCGCGGACGCTGACATCAGCAGCCCGCTCGTCGGCGACGTCGCGACCGGCGTCGAAGCCGCGGTAGCCGCCCTCGCATCCGACATCGACGCGCAGATCGCGCTCGGCGCCGACGTCGACGGCCTCCTCACCGGCGTCATCGACGGACTCCTCGCGGGCGTCATCTCGGTCGGCACGCCCACCGGTGACATCCGCCTCACCGTGAACACGACCCAGGCGGTGAACGCGGTCCTCACGCAGCCCCTGACCAGCGGCGGTGTCACCATCGACCTCGCCGCCGGCACGGTCACGGTCGACATCGACGAGCTCGTCGCGCTCAACGACCTCCCCGCGAACACGCAGATCCTCGACGCGGACGTCATCGCCGGCCTGGTGCAGGAGATCCTGACGGACGCCCTGCCCGCCGTGGTCCTGGAAGCCGTCCTCGACTCCACCCGCGTCCTCGTCACCGTGGACGCCGGGGTGTCGCTCCTCCCGATCGTCGGGAGCGGCGTCCCCCTCGGGGCGGTGTCCGTCGACATCGACACGACGCTCGCGAACCTGCTCAACCCCACGGGTCCCGGGAACTCGGCGCCTCAGCTCGTCATCGGCACCACGGTGGCCGGGCTCGACGTCGACGACCTGGCCCAGCCTCTCGTCGACGGCCTCCTCCCCTCCCTCCGCACCTCGATCGGCGACGTCCTCACGCTCTCCGACGTCACCGCGCTCACCACGCCCCTGATCGGATCGCTGGATCCCGTCTTCGACGTGCTCGGGGACGTCGTGCAGCTGACCGCCAACGTGCAGGACGGCTCCGGGTTCGTCGACCCGGCCGGAGCTGCCCCCGGCACCGACACCTTCACGGTCACGGCCCTCCGCGTCGCTCTCCTGCCCGGCACCGGCCCGACCCTCGACCTCGCGTCGGCCACGGTCCGCGCGGTCGCGATCCCCACGGCCACGCCGGTGCTGATCACGTCCCCCACCCCGGGCCAGGTCATCGACCTCGCGGCCGGGCAGTCGACGGTCGTCGTGCCGATCGTCGGGACGGCCGACCCGGACGGCTCGGTCACGCTGACGCTGGACGGCCAGACCGTCGGACCCGTCGAGATCGGACCGGACGGCCGGTTCACGCTGACGCCCGGCGCGCTCCCCGCGGGCACCTACACGGCGACGGTCACGCAGACCGTCCCCGGTGAGCTCGCCGGAGCACCTGCCACGGTGACCTTCACGATCGCCCCCGCGGCGACCGACATCACCATCACGACGCCGACGCCCGGTCAGATCTTCCTGACCACGCCGGCGGACCCGACCGTCGACGTGCCGGTGGAAGGCGCGGCGGACACCGAGGCCACGGTCACCGTGACCATCGACGGACAGGACCCCCGGACCGACGTCGTCGGCGCGGACGGCCGCTACGCCGTCTCCTTCGCCGACCTGCCGGTCGGCACGTACACCGCGACCGCGACCCAGTCGATCGACGGCATCGTCCGCGGCACCGAGACGGTCACCTTCACGGTGGGCGCCCCGGCGGAGGCGATCACGATCGACTCGCCGACCGACGGACAGGAGATCCCGAGCAGCGGGACCGGGCCGAACCCGACCGCTGACGTCCCCGTGACCGGAACCGCGGACCCCCGCGCCTCCGTGACGGTGACGGTCCCGGGTCGTGCGTCGCAGACCGACGCGACCGTCACGGACGGCCGCTTCGACGTCCTGTTCCCGAACCTCCCCGTGGGCCTCTACACCGCCACGGCGACGCAGACGATCGGCGGTGTCGTGGTCGGCACGGACCAGGTCGCCTTCGAGGTGGGCGCGCCCGCAGAGGACGTGGTCATCGACACGCCGGACGACGGACAGACGTTCACGATCCCGGCGGGCGGCACCACGACCGACGTGATCGTGAACGGCAGCGCCGACCCCCGCGCCACGGTGGTCATCTCGCTCCCGGGACGCGATGACGTGACGCAGGTCGTCGGCGAGGACGGTCGCTTTGAGACCACCTTCACCGGCCTCCCGGCCACGTCGTACGAGGTGACCGTCACGCAGTCCATCGACGGCGCACCCGCCGGCTCGGACACCGCGGCCTTCACCGTCGAGATCGCCGGGATCGAGCAGGTCGTCATCGAGACGCCGGAGGACGGGGACTTCATCCCGCTGCCCGCCGGCGACACGACGATCGTCGTCCCCTTCACGGGCACGGCCGACCCGGCCGCGACGGTGACCTTGACCGTCGGCGGCACCACGACGGGCCCGGTGGAGGTGGACGACGACGGCGGCTTCACCCTGACGCCGCCCGCCCTGCCGGCCGGTGCCTACACGGGCACCGTCACCCAGACCATCGGCGGTCAGCCTGTGGGATCCGAGACGGTGACCTTCACGATCGGCGTGCCGGTGACCATCACGGAGCCGACCGTCGGTCAGGTCTACACGCTGCCCACCGGCGAGACCGGGGTCGACGTGGTCGTCTCCGGCCGGGCCGACCCGATCGGCACCGTCACGGTGACGATCACCGGTCGCACCCCGGTCGAGGTCGAGGTCGGTGATGACGGCACGTACAGCACCACCTTCACGGGCGTGCCGGAGGGGTCCTTCACGGCCACCGTCACCCAGGAGATCGGTGGAGCTGCCGCTGGGTCGGCCGGCCCGGTGCAGTTCACCGTGACCGCCGGCACCGCTGACGCGGGCGCCGACGGCACCGCCGGTACGGACGCGGCTGGTACGGACGCGGCCGGGACTGACGCGGCTGGTACGGATGCTGCTGGAACTGACGCGGCTGGTACGGACGCGGCTGGTACGGACGCTGCTGGGACCGACGCGGCTGGAACGGACGCGGCTGGAACGGACGCTGCTGGGACGGACGCTGCTGGGACGGACGCTGCTGGGACCGACGCTGCCGGGACCGATGCTGCTGGAACCGATGCTGCCGGAACCGATGCTGCCGGTACGGATGCGGCTGGTACGGACGCTGCCGGAACGGACGCGGCTGGAACCGACGCTGCCGGGACCGACGCTGCTGGTACGGACGCTGCCGGTACGGACGCGGCTGGTACGGATGCGGCTGGAACCGACGCTGCCGGAACGGATGCAGCTGGAACCGACGCTGCGGGTACGGACGCTGCTGGTACGGACGCGGCTGGTACGGACGCTGCCGGGACGGACGCCGCTGGAACCGACGCGGCTGGTACGGATGCTGCCGGGACTGACGCTGCCGGGACGGACGCGGCCGGAACTGACGCGGCTGGTACGGATGCGGCTGGTACGGATGCGGCTGGAACCGACGCTGCCGGGACGGACGCTGCCGGGACGGACGCGGCTGGTACGGACGCGGCTGGTACGGACGCGGCTGGTACGGACGCGGCTGGTACGGACGCGGCTGGAACCGACGCTGCCGGAACCGACGCGGCTGGGACTGACGCTGCCGGGACGGATGCGGCTGGGACCGACGCTGCCGGTACGGACGCGGCTGGGACTGACGCGGCTGGTACGGATGCGGCTGGTACGGATGCGGCTGGTACGGATGCGGCTGGTACGGATGCGGCTGGTACGGATGCGGCTGGTACGGACGCGGCTGGTACGGATGCGGCTGGTACGGACGCGGCTGGTACGGACGCGGCTGGTACGGACGCGGCTGGAACCGACGCTGCCGGAACCGACGCGGCTGGTACGGACGCGGCTGGTACGGATGCGGCTGGTACGGACGCTGCCGGGACGGACGCGGCTGGTACGGACGCTGCCGGGACGGACGCGGCTGGAACCGACGCTGCCGGAACCGACGCGGCTGGCACTGACGCGGCTGGAACCGACGCTGCCGGAAACGACGCTGCCGGGACGGACGCTGCTGGTACGGACGCGGCTGGAACCGATGCGGCTGGAACCGATGCGGCTGGTACGGACGCTGCCGGGACGGACGCGGCTGGCACTGATGCGGCTGGTACCGACGCTGCCGGGACGGACGCCGCTGGTACCGACGCTGCCGGAACGGACGCGGCTGGCACTGACGCGGCCGGTACCGACGCCGCCGGCGTCGACGCGACGGACGCCGCCGGCGCCGACGCGTCCGACGCCACCGACGGATCCACCGACGGCGCCGACACCCCCACCCGGGCTGTCGTCCGCTTCACGGAGATCGTCCGAGGGAACGGCTCGATGCAGATGGTCGACGCCGTCGGCTTCATCCCCGGTGAGACGATCAACGCGACGGTGTTCTCCACGCCGAAGCCGCTCGCGCCGATGGTCGCGGACGCCGAGGGACGCGCGACGTTCGTCTTCGAGATCGGTCCGGACTTCGAGCTCGGCGACCACACGGTCGACGTGATCGGGGTCGACTCCGGCATGGCGGACGAGATGATCACGCGGTTCCGGGTCGTGGGATCCACCGTCCCTGCGGGCCAGCCCGGCACGCCGATCAGCGGCGGCTACGGCGGCGGCATCCTCCCGATCACGGGCGGCGACGGTGACGGGATGCTGCTGCTCGGCGGCATCGCGCTCCTGATGATGCTGACCGGCGCCGGTGCCCTGCACCGCGGCCGCAGCCGTCGGGTGTGA
- a CDS encoding DUF5819 family protein: protein MTDTKHEHGAEADLDETAAPIAGSPSQADAADEHPDEHQTVGPHDAPTAPASTPPGLTRGARIGSAVAAAAVAIYVATSILMVVPQGDATRALTAAARPYFSQQWNVFAPSIQKTNRHLEMQAQWRDASGTLVKSDWADITGVEYAAGEGTLQGSRTVKQSANLLKTYTERFQALTPEQRTIVQDTFIRRADTDSGFAAKSDTSLIDQLTALDEGSQGRVIRLLRADYVMKEFTTYWATAWFGRDIERVRWRVVTDRPNDFAHRDDATQQFTQNVLPFGWREADDVVDPQALSVYQGVMERYGR, encoded by the coding sequence ATGACCGACACGAAGCACGAGCACGGGGCCGAGGCGGATCTCGACGAGACCGCCGCGCCCATCGCCGGTTCCCCTTCGCAGGCGGATGCCGCGGACGAGCATCCCGACGAGCACCAGACCGTCGGCCCGCACGATGCGCCGACGGCCCCCGCCTCCACGCCCCCCGGCCTCACCCGCGGCGCCCGCATCGGGTCGGCGGTGGCCGCCGCCGCCGTCGCGATCTACGTGGCCACCTCGATCCTCATGGTCGTGCCGCAGGGCGACGCGACCCGTGCCCTCACGGCCGCCGCACGTCCGTACTTCAGCCAGCAGTGGAACGTGTTCGCCCCGTCCATCCAGAAGACCAACCGCCACCTCGAGATGCAGGCGCAGTGGCGCGACGCGTCCGGCACCCTGGTCAAGAGCGACTGGGCCGACATCACCGGCGTCGAGTACGCCGCAGGGGAGGGGACGCTGCAGGGATCCCGCACGGTGAAGCAGAGCGCCAACCTGCTCAAGACGTACACCGAGCGGTTCCAGGCGCTCACGCCCGAGCAGAGGACCATCGTGCAGGACACTTTCATCCGCCGGGCGGACACCGACTCCGGCTTCGCCGCGAAGTCGGACACGTCCCTCATCGATCAGCTCACCGCGCTGGACGAGGGGAGCCAGGGGCGCGTCATCCGGCTGCTCCGCGCGGACTACGTGATGAAGGAGTTCACGACCTACTGGGCGACCGCCTGGTTCGGCCGCGACATCGAGCGCGTGCGCTGGCGGGTCGTGACCGACAGGCCCAACGACTTCGCGCACCGGGACGACGCCACGCAGCAGTTCACGCAGAACGTGCTCCCGTTCGGATGGCGGGAGGCGGACGACGTCGTCGATCCGCAGGCGCTCAGCGTCTACCAGGGAGTGATGGAGAGGTACGGGCGATGA